The sequence CGCTGGTCACCGGTCGTCCGGTCCGCCCCGAGTTCGGGATGACCGGTGAGGTGACGCTCTCCGGTCGGGTGCTGCCGATCGGTGGGGTGAAGCAGAAGCTGCTCGCCGCGCACCGGGCCGGTCTCACCGAGGTGATCATCCCGGCGCGCAACGAGCCCGACCTGGACGACCTGCCGACCGAGGTGCGCGAGGCGCTGACCGTGCACACCCTGGCCGACGTGGCCGACGTGCTCGCCCTGGCGCTGCGCCCGGCCGACGTGACGACGCTGGACGGTCCGGCGCTCTTCACCGTCTGACGCTCCAACCATTCGGGCCCCCGCCGTCGCAAGACGGCGGGGGCCCTGTCGGTACGTGGGGGAGGTCTACTGTCTCGTCTGCCCCGTCAACCACCTCACCGCCGCGAGGCGCCCCCCTGGAGGAACCCCCGTGAACGTGGTGCTCTGGATCATTCAGATCCTGCTCGCCGCCATCTTCGCCGGCGTCGGGCTGGCCAAGCTCAGCCAGCCCAAGGAGAAGCTGCGCGACGTGATGCGATGGGTGGACCCGGTCCCGCCGTCACAGGTCAAGGCGCTCGGCTCTGTCGAGTTGCTGGCCGCCGCCGGGCTCGTGCTGCCCGCGCTCACCGGCATCGGCACAGTGCTCACCCCGCTCGCCGCCGTCGGGCTGGTCATCGTCATGATCGGCGGCATCCTGGTGCACCTGCGTGATCGCAAACAGCAGACCACCCAGGAGGGGCGTCGCACCGAGATCCAGGGCGCGGTCGCCTGCGCGGTGCTGCTCGTCCTCGCCGCAGTGGTGGCCTGGGGCCGCTTCGGCCCGTACGCCCTCTGACCCGCGTCGGCGACCGCCGTACCCCGGCGGTCGCCGACGGCGGGCTCAGCGCTCGTCGCCGCCGCGGTCCCGGCGGACGGTGGCCTTGCGGCCCTTGATCGTGCTCTGCCGCAACCCGGAGATGACCTCGTCGGCCACCCCCTGCGGCACCTCCACCAGGGAGAACCGGTCGGCGATCTCGATCGAGCCGATGTCCCGGCCGCGGATGCCGGTCTCCCCGGTGATCGCGCCGACCAGATCCTGCGGGCGCACCCCGGCGCGTCGGCCCAAACCGACGAAGACCTGGACGGTGTTGCCACCGCCGGAGCGTGGCCGGCCGCCGCCCCGCCGGTCGCCGCCCCGGCCACCGGTCTCCGGTCGACCCTCGCGCGGCCCGCGCACCGGAACCTGCGGGATCTCCTCCTCGTCGTCGGAGCCCGGCGACGTCACCTCGTGGGCCAGCTTCACGGCGGCGAGCGCGACCTCCATCAGGTCGAACTCGTCGGTCAGCGTCTCCACGATCACCCGGAACGGGTCGAGGTCGTCCTCCAGCAGGCTCTCGCGCAGGGCCGCCTGGGTCAGCTCCAGCCGTCGGGTACGCATGTCGGCCACGGTGGGGATCTTGTCGATGGTGATCCGCTGGCCGGTCACCCGCTCGATGGTCTTGAGCATCCGGTGCTCACGCGGCTCGGCGAGGGTGATCGCCACGCCCTCGCGGCCAGCCCGACCCACCCGACCGATCCGGTGCACGTACGACTCCGGGGCGGACGGCACGTCGTAGTTGACGACGTGGGTCAGCTGCTCGACGTCCAGCCCCCGGGCCGCCACGTCGGTGGCCACCAGCAGGTCGGCAGTGCCCGCCCGCAGCCGGCCCATGACCCGGTCGCGCTGCTCCTGGCTCATGCCACCGTGCAGCGCCTCGGAGCGGTAGCCCCGACCGTTCATCGTCTCGGTCAACCGGTCGACCTCCTCCCGGCTGCGGCAGAACACGATCGCCGCGGTCGGGGACTCCACGTCCAACACCCGACCCAGGGCGGCCGGCTTGTGCGCCCGGGTGACGATGTACGCGCTCTGCCGCACCCGGGGCGCCTCACCGGCGACCGGCTGCTCCCGGCCGATCTCGATCCGCACCGGCTCCCGCAGGTGCTGGCGGGCCATCCCGTCGATGCGCGACGGCATGGTGGCCGAGAAGAGCACCGTCTGACGCTGCGCCGGGGCGTGCTCCAGGATCGCCTCGATGTCCTCGGCGAAGCCCATGTCGAGCATTTCGTCGGCCTCGTCGAGCACCACCGTGGCCAACCCACCGAGGCGCAGGGTGCCCCGGGCGATGTGATCGAGGGCCCGCCCCGGGGTGGCCACCACCACGTCGACGCCGCTGTCCAGTGCCCGCAGCTGCCGCCCGATCGGCTGCCCACCGTAGATCGGCAGCACCCGCGCGCCGAGATCCTTGCCGTAGCGGTGGAACGCCTCGGAGACCTGCACCGCCAGCTCCCGGGTCGGCACCAGCACCAGCGCCACCGGGTCGCCGCCCTGACGATGGGCCGCCATGAGGTTCAGCAGCGGCAGCGCGAACGCGGCCGTCTTGCCGGTGCCGGTGGCCGCCTGACCCAGCAGGTCGCGACCCTCCAGCAGCGGTGGGATAGCCTCCCGCTGGATGGGGGTCGGCTCCTCGTACCCGAGGGCGGCGAGCGCGCCCAGCAGCTCGGCGCGCAGCCCGAGCTCGGTGAAGGCGCTCACCTCGTCGGTGCCGTCGGGGGTGGCGTCAATCGGTGCGTCGTGCTGTGCAGGTGCGGAACTCATGTGCCAAGCCTTTCATCACGCCGTCCGGGCCGTTGCGGCGACCGCCACAAGAGCTGTCAGCGAGCCCGTGCTGCGCCTGTTCCGAGATCCCGGTGGCGGCCTCGATCAGGCGTCGGTGGTCAGGATGGCCAGTACCATCACCGCGGCGAGGGCCACGTCGAGCACCACGCAGAACTCGGCGTAGCCGCGCGGCACCACCCGGCCGCGGTGGTGCGCCAGGTCCCAGCCGGCGTGCGCCAACCACCCGAACGCCACCAGCCAGTCGGCGGTCCGCCCGCCGGCCATCACCGCGACCAGCGTCAGGGTGACCCAGACGGCCAGACCGGCGAGTTGGGTGGCGAGCACGCCGCGCCCGCCCAGCGTGCGGCGGGCCATGCCGATCACCAGGTAGCCGCCGGGCAGCACCAGCATCGTCCACGGGCTGAGCACGCTCGGGTCGACCCACATGTCCACGGTCATCAGCAGCGCCAACCCGGCCGGCCAGCGGTGGGCGAGCGCCACCACGACCCGGTGTCGGCGTACCGGCGCCAACGCCTCGTGCCGGTGTCGGACCGCCACCAGCACCATCGCGGGAATCATCAGCAGGTGACCGCCGAGCAGCAGCGCGTCGGCGTCGATCAGGCCGGCCCAGAACGGCACCAGCAGCAGAAGGAACGGGACGTACATCGCGGCGGCCATCTCGCCGACCGCGTCCCAGTGGTGCGCCCGGTAGCGCATTCCCACAGTCATCCCGACTGTCATGTTCGTGGCCATCACCAGTGCGGCGACGTCCGGCCGGGCCAGGGTGTCGCCGATGCCCAGCGCGGTGCCGGCCAGCTCCCACAACGGCCCGAGCAGCAGCATCCCGGCAACCATCGCCACTGCCATCTCGCCCAGGTGCCACAGCAGCCGCCGCCTGCTGCTGGTCGGGGTCGCGGTGGTCGGGACGGCGGTGGTCGGTGTCGGGGCCGAGGGCGCCGGGTCGGCGGTGGGCAGGGGCGCGGGTGACGGTACGGCGGTGGCGCTGTCCGCGTACGTCCGGGTGTTTTCCATGCCTCGACCCTGCCGGTGCACCCGGTGCGGCCGGCAGACCCGATCGTCACCGGAAAACCGTGCGGACCGCACGGTCCAACCGTGACAGTTCGCAGGGGTGGACCACGCCGGGGACGGCCCTAGGATCGGTGCGTGGCGAGCGAGGCGGTGACTCCCCGGGCGGACCGCCGGCTGCGCCGCGCCCGGGCGGCGACGCTGGTGTCGCTGGCCACCGGTGTCTGGGCGAGCGTCCTGCTACCGGCGGTCGGCCTGACCCGCGAGCCCGACCCGGGGCGGGTGGTGCTCGGCACTGTCGGCATCCTCGCCTTCGTGATCGCCCAGACCGTCGTC comes from Micromonospora vinacea and encodes:
- a CDS encoding DoxX family protein; this encodes MNVVLWIIQILLAAIFAGVGLAKLSQPKEKLRDVMRWVDPVPPSQVKALGSVELLAAAGLVLPALTGIGTVLTPLAAVGLVIVMIGGILVHLRDRKQQTTQEGRRTEIQGAVACAVLLVLAAVVAWGRFGPYAL
- a CDS encoding DEAD/DEAH box helicase, with product MSSAPAQHDAPIDATPDGTDEVSAFTELGLRAELLGALAALGYEEPTPIQREAIPPLLEGRDLLGQAATGTGKTAAFALPLLNLMAAHRQGGDPVALVLVPTRELAVQVSEAFHRYGKDLGARVLPIYGGQPIGRQLRALDSGVDVVVATPGRALDHIARGTLRLGGLATVVLDEADEMLDMGFAEDIEAILEHAPAQRQTVLFSATMPSRIDGMARQHLREPVRIEIGREQPVAGEAPRVRQSAYIVTRAHKPAALGRVLDVESPTAAIVFCRSREEVDRLTETMNGRGYRSEALHGGMSQEQRDRVMGRLRAGTADLLVATDVAARGLDVEQLTHVVNYDVPSAPESYVHRIGRVGRAGREGVAITLAEPREHRMLKTIERVTGQRITIDKIPTVADMRTRRLELTQAALRESLLEDDLDPFRVIVETLTDEFDLMEVALAAVKLAHEVTSPGSDDEEEIPQVPVRGPREGRPETGGRGGDRRGGGRPRSGGGNTVQVFVGLGRRAGVRPQDLVGAITGETGIRGRDIGSIEIADRFSLVEVPQGVADEVISGLRQSTIKGRKATVRRDRGGDER